One stretch of Bosea vaviloviae DNA includes these proteins:
- the purD gene encoding phosphoribosylamine--glycine ligase produces the protein MNILLIGSGGREHALAWAISGSPLCDRLYIAPGNPGTAQCGENVVLDIADHSAVAAFCKLHGIGLAVIGPEGPLVDGIADDLIAAGIKTFGPSKAAAQLEGSKAFTKELCAEFGIPTAGFGRFTDANEAKAYVASQGAPIVIKADGLAAGKGVVMAETLAEASEAIDMMFSGGLGAAGAEVVIEEWMIGEEASFFALCDGAHAIAMASAQDHKRVGDGDTGPNTGGMGAYSPAPVMTPALEEQVMAEIIRPTLAGMIARGIPFKGILYAGLMITAQGPKLIEYNVRFGDPECEVLMPRLKSDIVPALLASCDGVLDAFDLRWSDEAALTVVLAAKGYPARPEKGSVIKGVEKAAALDDVLVFHAGTKQTATDLVADGGRVLNVVGLGKTVSEAQGRAYAAVALIDWPGGFCRSDIGWQAVKREREG, from the coding sequence ATGAACATCCTTTTGATCGGTTCGGGCGGACGCGAGCATGCGCTGGCCTGGGCGATATCGGGTTCGCCGCTCTGCGACCGGCTCTACATCGCGCCGGGCAACCCCGGCACCGCGCAATGCGGCGAGAATGTCGTGCTCGACATCGCCGACCATTCGGCTGTCGCGGCCTTCTGCAAGCTGCATGGCATCGGTCTCGCCGTTATCGGCCCGGAAGGCCCTCTGGTCGACGGCATTGCCGATGATCTCATCGCCGCGGGCATCAAGACCTTCGGCCCGTCCAAGGCCGCAGCCCAGCTCGAAGGCTCCAAGGCCTTCACCAAGGAGCTCTGCGCCGAATTCGGCATCCCAACGGCCGGCTTCGGCCGCTTCACCGATGCGAACGAGGCCAAGGCCTATGTCGCGAGCCAGGGCGCGCCGATCGTGATCAAGGCCGACGGGCTCGCCGCCGGCAAGGGCGTGGTCATGGCGGAGACGCTGGCCGAGGCGAGCGAGGCCATCGACATGATGTTCTCGGGCGGCTTGGGCGCGGCCGGCGCCGAGGTCGTGATCGAGGAGTGGATGATCGGCGAGGAAGCGAGCTTCTTCGCGCTCTGCGATGGTGCGCATGCCATCGCGATGGCTTCAGCCCAGGACCACAAGCGCGTCGGTGACGGCGACACCGGCCCCAATACCGGCGGCATGGGCGCCTATTCGCCCGCCCCGGTGATGACGCCGGCGCTGGAAGAGCAGGTGATGGCCGAGATCATCCGGCCGACGCTGGCCGGCATGATCGCGCGTGGCATCCCGTTCAAGGGCATTCTCTATGCCGGCCTGATGATCACGGCGCAGGGGCCGAAGCTGATCGAATACAATGTCCGCTTCGGCGATCCTGAATGCGAGGTGCTGATGCCGCGCCTGAAGAGCGACATCGTGCCGGCCCTGCTCGCCTCCTGCGACGGCGTGCTCGATGCGTTCGACCTGCGCTGGTCGGATGAGGCGGCGCTGACCGTCGTGCTCGCGGCGAAGGGCTATCCGGCCAGGCCCGAAAAGGGCAGCGTGATCAAGGGCGTCGAGAAGGCCGCGGCGCTGGACGATGTGCTCGTCTTCCATGCCGGGACGAAGCAGACGGCCACCGACCTCGTCGCCGATGGCGGGCGGGTGCTGAACGTCGTCGGCCTCGGCAAGACTGTCAGCGAGGCGCAAGGACGCGCCTATGCGGCGGTCGCTCTCATCGACTGGCCGGGCGGCTTCTGCCGTAGCGACATCGGCTGGCAGGCGGTGAAGCGCGAGCGCGAAGGCTGA